The Palleronia sp. THAF1 genome window below encodes:
- a CDS encoding alkane 1-monooxygenase, translating to MPLLFAIATILPLVPMALGYATGGLWVLAAVLSMTVLVAGLDGLVRVVTPALPEEVEFPAGPLLSVVLGLAQIALLIVAVARLGGGTLSWTESVGLAYATALWLGQVGNSNAHELIHRGRASLRRLGTALFVSVLYGHHASAHPKVHHTYVATPNDPATARLGQSAYAYFGQAWWGGFRAGRAAEHRLLEKRYGAAWRRHDPYIAYVWGMLACLAIAVVAGGVAGLLWYLALAGMATLQIMLSDYVQHYGLLRAEVAPGRYEPVGPAHSWNAPHWYSGAMMLHAPRHSDHHAHPSRPFHHLSMPQASEAPRLPRSLPTMCAIALVPSLWRRMMDHRARRWSEAAGVQAGAVAG from the coding sequence ATGCCTCTGTTGTTCGCCATTGCCACGATCCTGCCGCTGGTGCCGATGGCGCTTGGCTATGCCACTGGAGGGCTTTGGGTGCTTGCGGCGGTTCTTTCGATGACCGTGCTTGTCGCGGGGTTGGATGGATTGGTGCGCGTCGTGACCCCTGCCTTACCGGAGGAAGTCGAATTCCCGGCAGGACCGCTTTTATCGGTCGTTCTGGGCTTAGCGCAAATCGCGTTGCTGATCGTCGCGGTCGCCAGGCTGGGCGGCGGGACGCTGTCATGGACCGAATCGGTCGGGCTGGCTTACGCAACCGCGCTTTGGCTGGGGCAGGTCGGCAATTCCAACGCGCATGAGTTGATCCATCGCGGGCGGGCAAGCCTGAGGCGGCTGGGCACGGCGCTGTTCGTATCGGTTCTGTACGGCCACCACGCCTCTGCCCATCCGAAGGTGCATCACACCTACGTTGCCACGCCGAACGATCCGGCAACGGCGCGACTTGGTCAGTCGGCCTACGCCTATTTCGGGCAGGCTTGGTGGGGTGGCTTCCGCGCCGGACGCGCGGCAGAGCATCGGTTGCTGGAGAAACGCTATGGCGCCGCTTGGCGGCGGCACGATCCGTATATCGCCTATGTCTGGGGCATGCTGGCGTGCCTGGCGATTGCGGTGGTTGCGGGCGGGGTCGCGGGCCTGTTGTGGTATCTGGCGCTCGCTGGAATGGCGACCCTCCAGATCATGCTGTCGGACTACGTGCAGCACTATGGGCTCCTCCGGGCAGAAGTTGCGCCGGGTCGGTATGAGCCTGTCGGACCCGCGCACAGCTGGAACGCACCGCACTGGTATTCAGGGGCAATGATGTTGCACGCCCCGCGCCATTCGGATCACCACGCGCACCCATCGCGGCCCTTTCATCACCTGTCGATGCCGCAAGCGTCAGAGGCGCCGCGTTTGCCGCGTTCTTTGCCGACCATGTGCGCAATCGCGCTGGTGCCGTCCTTATGGCGGCGGATGATGGATCATCGTGCGCGGCGTTGGTCCGAAGCGGCTGGCGTGCAGGCCGGTGCCGTGGCAGGCTGA